A DNA window from Methylobacterium sp. NMS14P contains the following coding sequences:
- a CDS encoding MarR family winged helix-turn-helix transcriptional regulator: MATSTKQPGLRLDDQLCFALYAATNSVVRAYRPLLGELGLTYPQYLVMLALWQDGVTAVHDLAARLQLTSSAITPLVDRLEAAGFVTRARGEDRRVVLVALTETGRSLEVRVSEAQQAVVCRTGLGDRDLADLRQELKELADRVAATGMARDDDPG; the protein is encoded by the coding sequence ATGGCGACATCGACTAAGCAGCCTGGGCTCAGGCTTGACGACCAACTCTGCTTCGCCCTTTACGCCGCGACGAACTCGGTCGTGCGCGCCTACCGGCCGCTGCTGGGCGAGCTCGGGCTGACCTACCCGCAATACCTCGTCATGCTGGCGCTCTGGCAGGACGGCGTTACGGCGGTGCACGACCTGGCGGCCCGGCTGCAACTCACGTCCAGCGCGATCACGCCCCTGGTCGACCGGTTGGAGGCGGCGGGTTTCGTCACTCGCGCCCGAGGGGAGGACCGGCGCGTCGTCCTCGTCGCCCTGACGGAGACAGGCCGGTCGTTGGAGGTCAGGGTCTCGGAGGCGCAGCAGGCCGTCGTCTGCCGCACCGGGCTAGGCGACCGCGACCTCGCCGACCTGCGCCAGGAGCTCAAGGAACTCGCCGACCGCGTCGCCGCGACGGGCATGGCCCGGGACGACGACCCGGGCTGA
- a CDS encoding branched-chain amino acid ABC transporter substrate-binding protein, with translation MRSWMFAAAAAVAALAQPARAEFKLGWAGPVTGGSAAVGVQNRNGVQQAVDDINAAGGIFGEKIAVHFEDDAGDPKQAVSVANRLMTDGIKFVIGHQNSGASIPASEVYNDAGALQITPASTNPKFTDRSLWNTFRTCGRDDQQGTVAGNYLLKHYTRKKVFIVHDKTPYGRGLADEVKKAINKDGLREVAFEGINVGEKDYSALASKIKGYGADVVYFGGVFTEGGLILRQMRDQGIQVPMIGGDAMYASEFASIAGPVGEGTLITFSPDARKNAAAAPVVARFKAKGIDPEGFTLYAYAAVQVVAGAIKAAGNADPKSVADKIHSGMTFDTVIGPLAYDKKGDITRLDFVFYRVENGRFQELPLQ, from the coding sequence ATGCGGTCATGGATGTTCGCGGCGGCGGCAGCGGTGGCGGCGCTGGCGCAGCCGGCACGCGCAGAGTTCAAGCTGGGCTGGGCGGGCCCCGTGACCGGTGGAAGCGCTGCGGTCGGCGTCCAGAACCGCAACGGCGTCCAGCAGGCGGTGGACGACATCAACGCGGCGGGCGGCATCTTCGGCGAGAAGATCGCCGTGCACTTCGAGGATGACGCAGGCGATCCCAAGCAGGCTGTCTCGGTCGCCAACCGGCTGATGACGGACGGCATCAAGTTCGTGATCGGCCACCAAAATTCGGGAGCCTCTATTCCCGCATCCGAGGTCTACAACGATGCGGGCGCGCTCCAGATCACGCCAGCCTCGACAAATCCCAAGTTCACGGACCGCAGCCTCTGGAACACATTTCGCACCTGCGGGCGCGACGACCAACAGGGCACGGTCGCGGGCAACTACCTGCTGAAGCACTACACACGTAAGAAGGTCTTCATCGTCCACGACAAGACGCCGTATGGACGGGGGCTTGCTGACGAAGTGAAGAAGGCGATCAACAAGGATGGCCTGCGCGAAGTGGCGTTCGAGGGCATCAACGTCGGCGAGAAGGATTATTCGGCGCTTGCCTCGAAGATCAAGGGATACGGCGCGGACGTGGTTTACTTCGGCGGTGTCTTCACTGAGGGCGGCCTGATCCTGCGTCAGATGCGAGATCAGGGCATCCAGGTTCCGATGATTGGGGGGGATGCCATGTACGCGAGCGAGTTCGCCTCGATAGCCGGTCCGGTCGGCGAGGGTACACTGATCACCTTCAGCCCGGACGCACGCAAGAACGCGGCAGCCGCCCCGGTGGTCGCACGCTTCAAGGCCAAAGGCATCGATCCAGAGGGCTTCACCCTCTACGCCTATGCCGCGGTGCAGGTGGTTGCGGGGGCGATCAAGGCCGCCGGCAATGCCGATCCCAAGAGCGTTGCCGACAAGATCCATTCCGGCATGACTTTCGACACGGTGATCGGGCCGCTCGCCTACGATAAGAAAGGCGACATCACCCGCCTCGACTTCGTCTTTTACCGCGTCGAGAATGGCCGCTTCCAAGAGCTGCCCCTGCAGTAG
- a CDS encoding anti-sigma factor: MSGDAGTGAAPFWAEDPSGAAGEYVLGTLAADERVAFASAMERDASLRAAVADWEARLAPLTATAPSVKPAPDVWDAIEARIGTDRSPEVDASGATVRRLERGLRIWRLAAGATTALAAGLTLWLAVGPRPSDTDRQYLAVVDRGGTLPALIVRVDLDGGTVQVRSLSAETPPDRSLELWFVGANAAPRSLGLVTDPAARLPVPAALRAGAEGATLAVSVEPKGGSPTGTPTGPVVYSGKLLRE, from the coding sequence ATGAGCGGCGATGCTGGCACGGGCGCCGCGCCCTTCTGGGCGGAGGATCCCAGCGGCGCGGCCGGGGAGTACGTCCTCGGGACCTTGGCCGCCGACGAGCGCGTCGCCTTCGCCTCGGCGATGGAGCGGGACGCTTCCCTTCGCGCGGCGGTGGCCGACTGGGAGGCGCGGCTCGCGCCGCTCACGGCGACGGCCCCATCGGTCAAGCCCGCGCCCGACGTATGGGATGCAATCGAGGCCAGGATCGGGACGGATCGCTCACCTGAGGTCGATGCCAGTGGCGCGACTGTCCGCAGGCTGGAGCGCGGGCTGCGGATCTGGCGGCTCGCCGCGGGGGCTACGACCGCGCTCGCGGCCGGCCTCACCCTCTGGCTCGCGGTCGGGCCGCGGCCTTCCGACACCGATCGGCAGTACCTAGCCGTGGTTGACCGCGGCGGCACCCTACCGGCGCTGATCGTGCGCGTCGATCTCGACGGCGGCACCGTGCAGGTCCGCAGTCTCTCGGCGGAGACGCCGCCGGACCGCAGCCTGGAGCTCTGGTTCGTGGGGGCGAATGCTGCGCCGCGCTCGCTGGGCCTCGTCACCGACCCGGCGGCACGCTTGCCCGTGCCGGCCGCCCTCCGTGCCGGTGCGGAAGGTGCGACCCTCGCGGTGTCGGTGGAGCCGAAGGGCGGCTCGCCGACCGGTACGCCGACTGGCCCGGTCGTATATTCCGGGAAGCTCCTGCGTGAATGA
- a CDS encoding outer membrane protein: protein MIKNLLGILVASTALTAAASAADLPRRAAPPPVFSPVPVFTWTGAYFGINAGYAYTEADTIRTVGIGALQSNVNNLLRSPAVRLPQDGFSAGGQVGYNYQFTPGSGIVVGIEADAQYMDLQRTGVQSIFRPAFNPNVLTNTYRTDLSFLGTIRGRVGYAFDRVFVYGTGGFAYGDVTQRVGFQTAAPLTYFGSRSRIDTGYAYGGGIEYALPTDSFLNFFRSNAVTIKAEYLRYDLGSHNLLVGSVGGPGVGYISRFRTEGAIARAGLNFKFGSY from the coding sequence GTGATTAAAAACCTGCTTGGTATTCTGGTTGCGAGCACTGCTCTGACCGCCGCCGCCTCGGCCGCCGACCTGCCGCGCCGCGCCGCCCCGCCGCCGGTGTTCAGCCCCGTCCCGGTCTTCACCTGGACCGGCGCCTACTTCGGTATCAACGCCGGCTACGCCTACACCGAGGCGGACACGATCCGGACCGTCGGCATCGGCGCCCTTCAGAGCAACGTGAACAACCTGCTGCGCAGCCCGGCCGTCCGCCTGCCTCAGGACGGTTTCTCTGCCGGTGGTCAGGTCGGGTACAATTACCAGTTCACCCCCGGCTCCGGCATCGTCGTCGGTATCGAGGCTGACGCTCAGTACATGGATCTGCAGCGCACCGGCGTGCAGTCAATCTTCCGCCCGGCCTTCAACCCGAACGTCCTGACCAACACGTACCGGACGGACCTGAGCTTCCTCGGCACCATCCGCGGCCGCGTCGGCTATGCCTTCGACCGCGTCTTCGTGTACGGCACCGGCGGCTTCGCCTATGGCGACGTGACCCAGCGCGTCGGCTTCCAGACCGCCGCGCCGCTGACCTACTTCGGCAGCCGCTCGCGGATCGATACCGGCTACGCCTACGGCGGCGGCATCGAGTACGCGCTGCCCACCGACTCGTTCCTGAACTTCTTCCGGTCGAACGCCGTGACGATCAAGGCCGAGTACCTGCGCTACGACCTCGGCAGCCACAACCTGCTGGTCGGCTCCGTCGGCGGCCCGGGTGTCGGCTACATCTCCCGCTTCCGGACCGAGGGCGCCATCGCCCGCGCCGGCCTGAACTTCAAGTTCGGCTCCTACTGA
- a CDS encoding thioredoxin family protein — MTTRRFILGALAAAPLLFGTAANAAEAVFSPKAFEAAQKAGKPILVHVTAPWCTVCAAQKPILATLEAQPRFKDLQVFDVDFDSRKDVLKRFGVTRQSTLITFKGEKETGRSVGVTQPEWIEGAVEKAL; from the coding sequence ATGACCACCCGTCGCTTCATTCTCGGCGCCCTGGCCGCCGCTCCCTTGCTGTTCGGTACCGCCGCGAATGCCGCCGAGGCGGTCTTCAGCCCCAAGGCCTTCGAGGCGGCGCAGAAGGCGGGCAAGCCGATCCTCGTCCACGTCACCGCGCCGTGGTGCACCGTCTGCGCGGCGCAGAAGCCGATCCTGGCCACGCTGGAAGCCCAGCCCCGGTTCAAGGACCTTCAGGTGTTCGACGTCGACTTCGACAGCCGCAAGGACGTGTTGAAGCGGTTTGGCGTGACGAGGCAGAGCACCCTGATCACCTTCAAGGGTGAGAAGGAGACGGGTCGTTCGGTCGGCGTTACCCAGCCGGAGTGGATCGAGGGCGCCGTCGAGAAGGCGTTGTAG
- a CDS encoding sigma-70 family RNA polymerase sigma factor, giving the protein MALRALYDAAAPKLLGIILRILRDRSAAEDALQEVFVRIWQRAGTYDPRTGPAAAWLGAIARHKAIDRLRQDQATRLTQADEDWFERLADARDGEADLARRDALAHCLEAVEPAQRDCLVLAYCEGWSREELAARHDRPVNTVKTWLRRGLMSLRGCLEAT; this is encoded by the coding sequence ATGGCCCTGCGCGCGCTCTATGACGCCGCCGCCCCGAAACTTCTCGGGATCATCCTTCGTATCTTGAGGGACAGGAGTGCGGCCGAGGATGCGTTGCAGGAGGTGTTCGTGCGCATATGGCAGCGTGCTGGCACCTATGATCCGAGGACCGGGCCCGCGGCCGCATGGCTCGGTGCCATCGCTCGGCACAAGGCCATCGACCGCCTTCGGCAGGACCAGGCCACCCGCCTGACCCAGGCCGACGAGGACTGGTTCGAACGCCTCGCCGATGCCCGTGACGGCGAGGCGGACCTCGCCCGCCGTGACGCCCTCGCGCATTGCCTCGAAGCCGTCGAGCCCGCCCAGCGCGATTGCCTCGTCCTCGCCTACTGCGAGGGCTGGTCGCGCGAGGAGTTGGCGGCACGGCACGACCGCCCCGTCAACACGGTCAAGACGTGGCTGCGCCGCGGCCTCATGAGCCTGCGCGGCTGCCTGGAGGCGACATGA
- a CDS encoding cytochrome c biogenesis CcdA family protein, with translation MATTFGLAFLAGILSVLSPCVLPLLPLVLGAAASEHQLGPAALAAGLALSFVAIGLFVATVGFAIGLDGDVFRTVAAIMLVLIGLVLMVPAAQTRLAVAASPVSNWTESRFGGFSTAGLLGQFGVGLLLGAVWSPCVGPTLGAASLLASQGRDLGTVAVTMLLFGLGAALPLLLLGTLSREVLMRWRDRMMGLGKGLKVALGAILVATGLMIATGYDKAAETVLVNASPAWLKNLTTRL, from the coding sequence GTGGCCACGACGTTCGGCCTCGCGTTCCTCGCCGGCATCCTCTCGGTGCTGTCACCCTGCGTGCTGCCCTTGCTGCCGCTGGTGCTTGGTGCCGCGGCATCGGAGCACCAGCTCGGCCCTGCAGCCCTCGCCGCCGGCCTCGCCCTGTCCTTCGTGGCCATCGGGCTGTTCGTGGCGACCGTGGGCTTCGCCATCGGCCTCGACGGCGATGTCTTCCGAACCGTCGCGGCCATTATGCTAGTCCTGATCGGGCTCGTCCTGATGGTTCCGGCTGCCCAAACACGGCTCGCCGTCGCCGCCAGTCCGGTGAGCAACTGGACCGAGAGCCGGTTCGGTGGCTTCTCGACCGCCGGGCTCCTTGGGCAGTTCGGGGTCGGGCTGTTGCTCGGAGCGGTCTGGAGCCCTTGTGTCGGACCGACCCTGGGGGCGGCGTCCCTCCTCGCATCGCAGGGGCGAGATCTGGGTACGGTAGCGGTGACGATGCTTCTGTTCGGCCTCGGCGCCGCCCTGCCGCTCCTGCTCCTCGGCACCCTCTCCCGCGAGGTGCTGATGCGCTGGCGCGACCGGATGATGGGGCTCGGCAAGGGGCTGAAGGTCGCCCTGGGCGCCATCCTCGTCGCCACCGGCCTGATGATCGCCACGGGCTACGACAAGGCTGCGGAGACCGTCCTGGTCAACGCCTCGCCGGCTTGGCTCAAGAATTTGACCACCCGGCTTTGA
- a CDS encoding M20/M25/M40 family metallo-hydrolase: MTYDALIDSIGRQIDEQREVLVDLCAEFVAAPSMNPPGRTAEVAEVLQRFLGRHGVSSERIAVDDEAVNVVTTLAGSRPGRHVVFNAHMDTMQAGDEAAWTVPILQQTREDGRLYGLGMGNLKGGLAAMALATVTLASCRDRLPGSLSFTAVCDEVMFGNRGTEHLLAVRPDFTGDFMISAEGPGYMDFAIAEKGLLWVDVEASGEAGHSSRALRGETAVSRLARFITAADAFNETYSEPPAELAGVTGGEGNLGLRLSASAGVLAAGEVRSLVAPMASAHFDFRMPPGITARDVKDRLERIAQEIPGIRLSYPKEWDASWESSGSSFTKTFAEVVEEVRNAAPRLVVRLPGSDARHWRDRGVPAICYGPQPTLSAGADDYANEQDLIDCAKIYAIAAIKLMSASQSGKT; this comes from the coding sequence ATGACGTATGACGCCTTGATCGACTCGATCGGCCGACAGATCGACGAGCAGCGCGAGGTGCTGGTTGATCTCTGCGCCGAGTTCGTGGCTGCCCCAAGCATGAACCCGCCAGGGCGGACGGCCGAGGTCGCGGAGGTGCTCCAGCGCTTCCTCGGGCGGCACGGAGTTTCCAGCGAGCGCATCGCGGTCGACGACGAGGCCGTCAACGTTGTCACCACCTTGGCAGGTTCCCGGCCAGGGCGCCACGTCGTCTTCAACGCCCACATGGACACGATGCAGGCAGGTGACGAGGCAGCCTGGACGGTCCCTATTCTTCAGCAGACGCGCGAGGACGGACGGCTGTACGGGCTCGGGATGGGCAACCTCAAGGGCGGCCTCGCAGCTATGGCGCTGGCGACGGTGACGCTGGCCAGCTGCCGCGACAGGCTTCCAGGATCTCTCAGCTTCACCGCGGTCTGCGACGAGGTGATGTTCGGTAACCGCGGAACAGAACACCTATTGGCGGTCCGTCCCGACTTCACCGGTGACTTTATGATTAGCGCCGAAGGTCCCGGCTACATGGACTTCGCCATTGCCGAAAAAGGTCTTCTCTGGGTTGATGTCGAAGCATCGGGTGAGGCTGGACACTCCTCGCGCGCACTTCGTGGCGAGACCGCAGTGAGCCGCCTCGCCCGCTTCATCACGGCCGCAGATGCCTTCAATGAAACCTACTCAGAGCCGCCGGCCGAACTGGCTGGAGTAACCGGAGGCGAAGGAAACCTAGGCCTGCGGCTCTCAGCCAGCGCCGGCGTCCTAGCAGCCGGAGAAGTTCGAAGCCTCGTTGCCCCCATGGCGTCCGCACATTTTGACTTCAGAATGCCGCCGGGAATTACGGCGCGCGACGTGAAGGATCGCCTGGAACGTATAGCTCAAGAAATCCCTGGCATCCGGCTCTCTTACCCGAAGGAGTGGGATGCCAGTTGGGAATCATCGGGAAGCAGCTTCACCAAGACATTTGCTGAGGTCGTCGAGGAGGTACGGAATGCCGCCCCCCGGCTTGTTGTGCGTCTGCCGGGGAGCGACGCCCGGCATTGGCGGGACCGTGGTGTACCTGCGATTTGCTATGGACCACAGCCCACGCTTTCCGCAGGCGCCGACGATTATGCCAACGAGCAGGATTTGATCGATTGCGCGAAAATTTACGCCATCGCGGCAATTAAACTTATGAGCGCAAGTCAATCTGGCAAAACTTAA
- a CDS encoding fasciclin domain-containing protein, translated as MSKTLLRLALGLSLVAAAAPALAKNPLVGGAPMYASKTIVENAVNSKDHTTLVAAVKAAGLVDTLSGPGPFTVFAPTNAAFAKLPAGTVENLVQPANKATLTKILTYHVVPGVYTAKDLMALAKKPEGQNQLTTVEGEPLAVSARGKKVYVTDVKGNTVPVTIPNVMQSNGVIHVVSGVLMP; from the coding sequence ATGTCCAAGACGCTTCTACGCCTCGCACTCGGCCTCAGCCTCGTCGCAGCCGCCGCGCCGGCGCTCGCCAAGAACCCGTTGGTCGGCGGCGCGCCTATGTACGCGAGCAAGACCATCGTCGAGAACGCGGTCAACTCCAAGGACCACACCACCCTGGTCGCCGCCGTGAAGGCCGCCGGCCTCGTCGACACCCTGTCGGGTCCGGGTCCCTTCACGGTGTTCGCGCCGACCAACGCCGCCTTCGCCAAGCTGCCGGCGGGTACGGTCGAGAACCTCGTGCAGCCCGCCAACAAGGCGACGCTGACGAAGATCCTGACCTACCACGTCGTCCCGGGCGTCTACACCGCAAAGGACCTGATGGCGCTCGCCAAGAAGCCCGAGGGACAGAACCAGCTCACCACCGTCGAGGGCGAGCCGCTCGCCGTCTCGGCCAGGGGCAAGAAGGTCTACGTCACCGACGTGAAGGGCAACACAGTTCCGGTGACCATCCCGAACGTCATGCAGTCGAACGGCGTCATCCACGTCGTCAGCGGCGTGCTGATGCCTTGA
- a CDS encoding DUF2958 domain-containing protein, with product MLPLIDAATRELLLANGRDCERDHHPVLKLFNPTGPATWLICAMEPDGDTLFGLCDLGVGEPELGYVSLDELKEVSAGLVIGLERDLSFRATHPISIYARAARAARRIVDLSSTLDMYPWV from the coding sequence ATGCTGCCCTTGATCGACGCTGCAACCCGTGAGCTGCTTCTGGCTAATGGGCGCGACTGCGAACGTGACCATCATCCAGTGCTCAAGCTGTTCAACCCCACCGGTCCGGCCACCTGGTTGATCTGTGCGATGGAACCAGATGGTGACACCCTGTTCGGGCTATGCGACCTCGGCGTCGGTGAACCCGAGCTCGGCTACGTCAGCCTGGATGAGCTGAAGGAGGTGAGCGCGGGGCTCGTCATTGGGCTGGAGCGCGATCTCTCCTTCCGTGCCACGCATCCCATCTCCATTTACGCAAGGGCGGCAAGGGCGGCGCGTAGGATCGTGGATCTGAGTTCCACTTTAGATATGTATCCGTGGGTCTGA
- a CDS encoding amino acid ABC transporter substrate-binding protein → MRPRAILVSAALLASTLFPAKSDELSGTLRKIKEIGEIKLGFRETLIPFSYLDDKQQPVGFSMDLCYAIADAVKKRLGDKNIRTELVAVAPAARIALLANGTIDLDCGANTNTVERQKVVAFGDTMFITSPRYVSKKIKNLHTIDDLKGKTVVSTSGATNMKQLVEANAQRKLGMAVLTGKDHAEGFLLVESGRADAFAMDDILLAGFIAASKDPNAYEISSEAFSTPEPYGIMLRKDDAPFKSLVDQTMSALYKGPEIVALYDKWFTKPIPPKGINLQFPIGQKLSKAFAHPTDSPDASAY, encoded by the coding sequence ATGCGACCTCGCGCGATACTGGTCTCTGCGGCCCTGCTCGCATCAACACTCTTCCCAGCAAAATCAGACGAATTGAGCGGAACGCTCCGAAAAATCAAAGAAATTGGCGAGATCAAGCTAGGTTTTCGCGAAACTCTGATCCCATTTTCATACTTAGACGACAAGCAACAACCCGTAGGGTTTAGCATGGATCTTTGCTATGCCATCGCCGATGCAGTCAAAAAGAGATTGGGCGACAAAAATATCAGGACCGAGCTTGTCGCTGTGGCTCCCGCAGCGCGCATAGCATTGTTGGCCAACGGCACCATCGATCTGGATTGTGGGGCAAATACCAATACTGTGGAAAGGCAGAAGGTTGTGGCGTTCGGCGATACGATGTTCATTACATCGCCTCGCTACGTGTCCAAGAAAATCAAGAACCTGCACACGATTGATGATCTTAAAGGTAAAACGGTAGTTTCAACTTCAGGTGCCACTAACATGAAACAACTTGTCGAGGCGAATGCGCAGCGTAAGCTGGGTATGGCCGTTCTGACGGGTAAAGATCACGCAGAGGGATTTTTGCTAGTCGAAAGCGGCCGGGCGGATGCTTTCGCGATGGATGATATCCTGCTCGCCGGCTTCATAGCGGCATCCAAGGATCCCAACGCTTACGAAATTTCAAGCGAAGCATTTTCGACGCCGGAGCCCTACGGCATCATGCTGCGTAAAGATGATGCACCATTTAAGTCGCTCGTAGATCAAACAATGTCGGCTCTCTACAAAGGACCGGAGATTGTTGCGCTGTATGACAAGTGGTTTACAAAGCCAATTCCTCCCAAAGGCATCAATTTACAGTTTCCGATAGGTCAAAAACTCTCAAAAGCTTTCGCGCACCCCACAGATAGTCCGGACGCGAGTGCATATTGA
- a CDS encoding Crp/Fnr family transcriptional regulator, with product MTDAQKVERWIDRFPLLQALSPAHLQIARGTVHFPVLDAGAIAYELDGECANYLMCLEGRTRIFRMSEGGREVLIYKVGPGGTCALTTQCLLSGGTFPAQSVAEEKTELAALPVGTFKHLMGESAAFRSFVMDDYTRLMSGLFTLIDEVAFAPLKQRLAQRLLAEADPRGVAAVTHQKLADDVGSVREVVSRLLGQWAEAGLIELRRGAIEIVDRASLAAAGRQ from the coding sequence ATGACGGATGCCCAGAAGGTCGAACGTTGGATCGACCGGTTTCCGCTCCTTCAAGCGCTCAGCCCGGCGCACCTCCAGATCGCCCGGGGAACTGTCCACTTCCCGGTCCTGGACGCCGGCGCCATCGCCTATGAACTCGATGGCGAGTGCGCCAACTACCTGATGTGCCTAGAAGGCCGCACGCGCATCTTCCGCATGTCGGAGGGCGGGCGCGAGGTGCTGATCTACAAGGTCGGCCCCGGCGGCACCTGTGCCCTGACCACGCAGTGCCTGCTGTCCGGCGGCACGTTCCCGGCGCAGAGCGTGGCCGAGGAGAAGACCGAGTTGGCGGCGCTGCCGGTGGGCACGTTCAAGCACCTGATGGGCGAGAGCGCCGCGTTCCGCAGCTTTGTCATGGACGACTACACGCGGCTGATGTCCGGCCTGTTCACGCTGATTGATGAGGTCGCATTCGCGCCGCTGAAGCAGCGCCTCGCGCAACGGCTCTTGGCCGAGGCCGATCCGCGGGGTGTCGCCGCGGTGACCCATCAGAAGCTCGCGGACGACGTCGGCAGCGTTCGTGAGGTGGTCAGCCGCCTCCTGGGGCAATGGGCCGAGGCGGGCCTGATCGAACTTCGTCGGGGAGCAATCGAAATCGTTGACCGTGCCAGCTTGGCGGCCGCAGGTCGGCAGTGA
- a CDS encoding pentapeptide repeat-containing protein, with product MRRLALSFMLAVLAAGSASAEQDLLLGADMSSPAMTKAGMSRADVEAMIKAADGKPVDLHDKSLSGLDLSGLNLRGVNLRTARLNKANLRGADLSGANLEQAWFLKADLSGAKLADAKMFGITARDANLSGADLSRSVPIGDFKGANMSGATLVDLKGGADIKNQSMGLMRTVFTSVNLSDANLKGANLGRSRLEYANLKDADLTDVVLMGSDLSGANLTGATVTGADFKNVDVSGTRLIDLKGQAEAKDWSERVNADRAVTKVTN from the coding sequence ATGCGCCGCCTCGCCCTCAGCTTCATGCTCGCCGTCCTCGCAGCCGGCTCCGCCTCGGCCGAACAGGACCTGCTGCTCGGGGCGGACATGTCTTCGCCCGCCATGACCAAGGCCGGAATGAGCCGCGCCGACGTCGAGGCGATGATCAAGGCCGCGGACGGCAAGCCGGTCGACCTGCACGACAAGTCCCTCTCCGGGCTCGATCTCTCAGGGCTGAACCTCCGGGGCGTCAACCTACGGACGGCGCGCCTGAACAAGGCCAACCTCCGTGGCGCCGACCTCAGCGGCGCGAACCTCGAACAGGCGTGGTTCCTGAAGGCCGACCTGTCCGGCGCCAAGCTCGCGGACGCGAAGATGTTCGGGATCACGGCGCGGGACGCCAATCTCAGCGGCGCCGACCTGAGTCGCTCTGTGCCCATCGGCGACTTCAAGGGCGCCAACATGAGCGGCGCAACGTTGGTCGACCTCAAGGGCGGGGCCGACATCAAGAACCAGTCCATGGGCCTGATGCGGACGGTGTTCACCTCGGTGAACCTCTCCGACGCGAACCTGAAGGGAGCCAACCTCGGCCGGTCGCGCCTTGAGTATGCCAACCTCAAGGACGCCGACCTCACCGACGTGGTGCTGATGGGCTCGGACCTGTCAGGCGCCAACCTGACCGGGGCTACGGTCACGGGCGCGGACTTCAAGAACGTCGACGTCAGCGGAACCCGGCTCATCGACCTCAAGGGGCAGGCCGAGGCCAAGGACTGGTCGGAGCGCGTGAATGCCGACCGTGCCGTCACCAAGGTGACCAATTGA